In bacterium, one DNA window encodes the following:
- the nifK gene encoding nitrogenase molybdenum-iron protein subunit beta, whose product MLLRHTNPEITERQALSVNPAKTCQPIGAMYAALGVRNCFPHSHGSQGCCAYHRSTLTRHYKEPVMAGTSSFTEGASVFGGGANLTQAIQNIFALYEPEVIAVHTTCLSETIGDDVPSFVHQATEKGFVPAGKRVIHANTPSYVGSHVTGFANMTKALVDYFAKKSGTPNGKVNVVPGFVEPADMAEIKRLSAAVGADVILFPDTSGVLNAPLTGHHRMFPEGGVTTAQLASTGDSLATLALGYEASKPAAEALDSKCKVPSRILDLPIGLLATDRFIDALRQVAGVEVPDAVTVERGQLIDVIADMEQYLHGKKVALSGDPDQLVALTEFCVTLGMIPVHVVTGTPGKAFERRIEEIVSETGHSVNVKAGGDMYYFHQLIKNERVDLIIGNTYCKYIARDEDIPLIRHGFPLMDRIGHILFPTVGYRGAMRLVEKMLDAILDRKDRDSPEESFELVM is encoded by the coding sequence ATGCTTCTTCGCCATACCAACCCGGAAATAACCGAACGGCAGGCGCTGTCGGTAAACCCGGCAAAGACCTGCCAGCCCATCGGAGCGATGTACGCGGCGCTCGGCGTCCGTAACTGCTTCCCCCACAGCCACGGCTCGCAGGGGTGCTGCGCCTACCACCGCTCCACCCTTACCCGCCACTACAAAGAACCGGTAATGGCCGGCACCAGCTCCTTCACCGAAGGCGCTTCGGTCTTCGGCGGCGGCGCGAACCTGACCCAGGCCATACAGAATATCTTCGCCCTTTACGAGCCGGAGGTGATAGCTGTTCACACCACCTGCCTCTCGGAGACGATAGGCGACGATGTCCCCTCCTTCGTCCATCAGGCCACCGAAAAGGGTTTCGTACCTGCGGGCAAGCGTGTCATCCACGCCAACACCCCCAGCTACGTCGGCTCGCACGTAACCGGCTTCGCCAACATGACGAAGGCTCTGGTTGACTACTTCGCCAAGAAGAGCGGAACCCCGAACGGCAAGGTAAACGTTGTTCCCGGCTTCGTCGAGCCCGCCGACATGGCGGAAATCAAGAGGCTTTCGGCGGCGGTGGGGGCGGATGTCATCCTCTTCCCCGACACCTCCGGCGTCCTCAACGCCCCCCTTACCGGCCATCACCGGATGTTCCCCGAGGGCGGCGTCACCACGGCCCAGCTCGCCTCCACCGGCGACAGCCTCGCAACCCTAGCGCTCGGCTACGAGGCCTCAAAGCCCGCCGCCGAGGCGCTCGACTCCAAGTGCAAGGTTCCCTCAAGGATTCTTGACCTTCCCATCGGCCTTCTGGCCACCGACCGCTTCATAGATGCGCTCCGCCAGGTCGCGGGCGTTGAGGTTCCCGACGCGGTGACGGTGGAAAGAGGCCAGCTCATCGACGTAATCGCCGACATGGAGCAGTACCTCCACGGCAAGAAGGTCGCGCTCTCCGGCGACCCCGACCAGCTCGTCGCTCTCACCGAGTTTTGCGTGACCCTCGGCATGATACCCGTCCACGTCGTCACCGGCACTCCGGGCAAGGCCTTCGAGCGCCGCATCGAGGAGATCGTCTCCGAGACCGGCCACAGTGTAAACGTCAAGGCCGGAGGAGACATGTACTACTTCCACCAGCTCATCAAGAACGAGAGAGTCGATCTCATCATCGGCAACACCTACTGCAAGTACATCGCCCGCGACGAGGACATCCCCCTTATCCGCCACGGCTTCCCCCTGATGGACAGAATCGGACACATCCTCTTCCCGACCGTCGGTTACCGCGGCGCGATGCGCCTTGTAGAAAAGATGCTTGACGCGATTCTGGACCGCAAGGACAGGGATTCGCCGGAAGAGAGCTTTGAGCTCGTAATGTAG
- the recB gene encoding exodeoxyribonuclease V subunit beta produces MGGERANLRGRTRSLHAALFRRDRPFRGRFCGHCRNLLLSPSRPHGKAVSGRLQPESCPLSGVNLVEASAGTGKTYAIAALYCRLVAEEGYKVDEVLVVTYTEAATEELRGRIRERLREAHGAFGGKETKDPFLKALIASSKDPERAKRALWSALCSFDESAIHTIHGFCFRALSESAFESGSPFDAELMEDVDSATREVVDDLWRRKIFTAAPLFARYAMKNAAPEELFSLVGRWGTREGLTVIPSLTGTTLQQAEERFNRVFEEFRTLWEERREEACRLLGSGCLKGNVYKPDSIPEWGLDVDRYLREGGTGKPPDKLEKFSTPSIEKNVKKGFDAPQDPLFDLCRIFIEAAGELENALEGELLLLKSETLKEARQALKKLKGERNLRHFDDLLTDLRDALRGEGRERLVESLRKRYRAALIDEFQDTDPVQYEIFKTVFGGGPLFLIGDPKQAIYGFRGADVNAYIAAATEASRSYTLDVNWRSAPDLIGAVNSVFSNAPGPFGNERIPFHPASPADRDHKLLEFDGEPDKSPFKVWFMRRGEKEKPIGKLEGRQSAAAAVAGEIVRLLSGGREGRVTVGGEPLLPGDIAVLVRTNKNALLVKDALTNRRVPSVICTDESVFESREPRELLQILHAIANPADSRIARGALATDILGGDGGLIARMEGSSSEWFGLAERFYSYREEWRNKSFVAMARNFLSAEKVRQNLLSFPDGERRLTNLLQCVELLEKADEEEKLGVEGVIKYLSSKVADPGKNPSGEHQLRIETDERAVRIITIHKAKGLEYPVVFCPFVWDSSSRRKEAEVACRDEADPQKVILDLGSPLLEEHRERKRREDFAEEMRLLYVALTRASAGLYLVWGGFKEAGDRALNGLFHPSAKTSGGKKDLSDDEMLADLESLSQRSGGRIAVTPMPEPSGEPLPGETGVKTGLSLPAFRGTIASEWSVTSFSALSSGRAHTEELPDRDYLGREAETKTGGEEGGRRNIFAFPKGAKAGDLFHSIFEIAGYGGETTLELLDLAAGKLDFYGFSTAWSGVVAETVNRTVNAVMGGDGLTLRGLLERDRMNEVEFLIRLGRITVRDLSRWYEKHGGGGFSPQIPQLVEKLEFSPVKGILRGFIDLVFRREGRYYLLDWKSNHLGNSPEAYIPEKLERAMAGNYYFFQSHLYAVALHLHLRRTLPGYDYDTHFGGIVYAFIRGAGGSPGQGFHRSRPTREFVEGLAEFLTRGGEA; encoded by the coding sequence GTGGGAGGGGAAAGAGCAAACCTCCGGGGAAGGACTCGATCCCTACATGCAGCGCTGTTTCGGCGAGACAGGCCCTTTCGCGGGCGATTTTGCGGCCATTGCCGAAACCTTCTTCTTTCCCCTTCTCGACCACATGGAAAAGCCGTGAGCGGGCGGCTCCAACCCGAATCCTGCCCTCTTTCGGGGGTGAACCTCGTCGAGGCGAGCGCGGGCACCGGCAAGACCTACGCCATAGCCGCCCTCTATTGCAGGCTCGTCGCCGAGGAAGGGTACAAGGTCGATGAGGTGCTGGTAGTAACCTACACCGAAGCGGCCACCGAAGAGCTTCGCGGTAGGATACGGGAGCGGCTTCGCGAGGCGCACGGGGCCTTCGGCGGAAAGGAGACAAAAGACCCCTTCCTGAAGGCCCTCATTGCAAGTTCCAAAGATCCCGAACGGGCGAAAAGGGCGCTCTGGTCCGCCCTCTGCTCCTTCGACGAGTCGGCGATACACACCATTCACGGCTTTTGCTTTCGCGCCCTCTCGGAGAGCGCCTTCGAGAGCGGTTCCCCCTTCGACGCCGAGCTGATGGAAGACGTGGACTCGGCTACAAGGGAAGTCGTTGACGACCTCTGGCGGCGGAAAATTTTCACCGCCGCGCCTCTCTTCGCCCGCTACGCCATGAAAAACGCCGCGCCGGAGGAGCTTTTCTCCCTCGTCGGCCGGTGGGGGACGAGGGAGGGGCTGACGGTGATCCCCTCGCTGACCGGCACCACCCTCCAGCAGGCGGAGGAGCGCTTCAACCGGGTTTTCGAGGAGTTCCGGACGCTCTGGGAGGAGCGGCGCGAGGAAGCCTGCCGTCTTCTCGGCTCCGGCTGCCTCAAGGGAAACGTCTACAAGCCCGACAGCATTCCGGAATGGGGCCTGGACGTTGACCGCTACCTCAGGGAAGGGGGAACCGGAAAGCCGCCCGACAAGCTCGAAAAGTTTTCCACACCCTCCATCGAAAAGAACGTAAAGAAGGGGTTCGACGCGCCCCAGGATCCTCTCTTCGACCTCTGCCGGATATTTATTGAGGCGGCGGGGGAGCTTGAGAACGCGCTGGAAGGGGAGCTTCTTCTTCTGAAATCCGAGACTCTCAAAGAGGCGAGGCAGGCGCTTAAAAAGCTGAAAGGGGAAAGAAACCTCCGCCACTTCGACGACCTTCTGACCGACCTTCGCGACGCGCTACGCGGCGAAGGAAGGGAAAGGCTCGTCGAGAGCCTGCGGAAACGCTACCGGGCGGCCCTGATAGACGAGTTTCAGGACACCGACCCGGTACAGTACGAAATCTTCAAGACCGTCTTCGGCGGGGGGCCGCTCTTTTTAATCGGCGACCCGAAGCAGGCGATCTACGGTTTTCGCGGAGCGGACGTCAACGCCTATATCGCCGCCGCGACGGAGGCTTCGCGGAGCTACACTCTCGACGTCAACTGGCGCTCCGCGCCGGATCTCATAGGAGCGGTCAACTCCGTTTTCTCCAACGCCCCCGGCCCTTTCGGCAACGAGAGGATTCCCTTCCACCCCGCCTCGCCCGCCGACAGGGATCACAAGCTCCTCGAATTCGACGGCGAGCCGGATAAGTCGCCCTTCAAGGTGTGGTTCATGCGAAGGGGCGAAAAGGAAAAACCGATAGGAAAGCTGGAGGGGAGGCAGTCCGCAGCCGCTGCGGTGGCGGGGGAGATTGTCAGGCTCCTTTCGGGAGGCAGGGAAGGAAGGGTTACCGTCGGAGGAGAGCCGCTCCTGCCCGGCGACATCGCGGTGCTGGTGCGGACCAACAAGAACGCCCTTCTGGTGAAGGACGCGCTGACGAACCGCCGCGTCCCTTCGGTCATCTGCACCGATGAGAGCGTCTTCGAGAGCCGCGAACCCCGGGAGCTTTTGCAGATCCTTCACGCGATAGCCAACCCCGCCGATTCCCGGATCGCCAGGGGAGCGCTGGCCACGGACATCCTGGGGGGCGACGGCGGATTGATCGCCCGTATGGAGGGGAGTTCGAGCGAGTGGTTCGGGCTTGCGGAGCGGTTTTACTCCTACAGGGAAGAGTGGCGAAACAAGAGTTTCGTCGCGATGGCGAGGAACTTTCTCTCGGCGGAAAAGGTCCGGCAAAACCTCCTTTCCTTCCCGGACGGCGAAAGAAGACTCACCAACCTCCTCCAGTGCGTGGAGCTGCTGGAAAAGGCGGACGAGGAGGAGAAGCTGGGGGTCGAGGGGGTCATAAAGTACCTCTCGTCGAAGGTCGCGGACCCCGGAAAGAACCCCTCCGGCGAGCACCAGCTTCGCATCGAGACCGACGAGCGGGCGGTGAGGATAATAACGATCCACAAGGCCAAGGGGCTGGAATATCCGGTGGTCTTCTGCCCCTTTGTCTGGGACTCCTCAAGCCGCCGTAAGGAGGCGGAGGTGGCCTGCCGCGACGAGGCGGACCCGCAAAAGGTGATTCTGGACCTCGGCAGCCCGCTACTGGAAGAACACCGGGAGCGGAAAAGACGCGAGGATTTCGCCGAGGAGATGCGCCTTCTCTACGTCGCCCTGACGCGCGCCTCCGCCGGTCTCTACCTCGTCTGGGGAGGGTTCAAGGAGGCCGGGGACCGCGCCCTGAACGGTCTCTTTCACCCCTCGGCAAAGACCTCCGGCGGCAAAAAGGATCTTTCCGACGATGAGATGCTGGCGGACCTTGAAAGCTTGTCGCAGCGGTCCGGCGGCAGGATTGCGGTAACGCCGATGCCGGAACCCTCCGGCGAGCCTCTTCCGGGGGAAACCGGCGTTAAGACCGGGCTCTCGCTGCCCGCGTTCAGGGGAACCATAGCGAGCGAATGGTCGGTGACCAGCTTTTCCGCCCTTTCCTCGGGAAGAGCCCACACCGAAGAATTGCCCGACCGCGACTACCTCGGCCGGGAGGCAGAGACAAAGACCGGCGGCGAGGAGGGTGGCCGGAGGAATATCTTCGCCTTCCCGAAGGGGGCGAAGGCGGGCGATCTTTTCCACTCCATCTTCGAGATCGCCGGTTACGGGGGGGAGACGACGCTCGAGCTGCTCGACCTTGCCGCCGGAAAACTCGATTTCTACGGGTTTTCGACCGCGTGGAGCGGGGTGGTGGCCGAAACCGTGAACAGGACCGTCAACGCCGTCATGGGCGGCGACGGGCTGACCCTCCGGGGACTTTTGGAGCGTGACCGGATGAACGAGGTGGAGTTTCTTATCCGCCTCGGCAGGATTACCGTAAGGGACCTCTCGCGCTGGTATGAGAAGCACGGGGGCGGCGGATTTTCGCCCCAAATCCCGCAACTCGTGGAAAAACTGGAATTTTCGCCGGTAAAGGGAATTCTCCGTGGGTTCATCGACCTCGTCTTCCGGCGCGAAGGAAGGTATTACCTGCTCGACTGGAAATCCAACCACCTCGGAAACTCGCCCGAAGCCTATATACCCGAGAAACTCGAAAGGGCGATGGCCGGGAACTATTACTTTTTCCAGTCGCACCTCTACGCCGTGGCCCTTCACCTCCACTTGCGAAGGACCCTTCCGGGCTACGACTACGACACCCATTTCGGCGGGATCGTCTACGCCTTCATCAGGGGCGCGGGCGGTTCGCCGGGGCAGGGGTTTCACCGCTCCAGGCCGACGAGGGAGTTCGTGGAGGGGCTCGCGGAGTTTCTCACCCGGGGAGGTGAAGCGTGA
- the recD gene encoding exodeoxyribonuclease V subunit alpha produces the protein MNGEFSFQESEGAFSPLARRFADLLLRLSPGASREAGLAAMLVSREVDRGNVCVELKKYASTVLENGESAPPFGEWTRILLESGVAGEPGEWKPLILDAKGRLYLRRYHEYETSLARFVGEGSCFNPSGADTALLKASLGRLFPASGENPDLQRVAALVCATRRFSVISGGPGTGKTHTVVKALALILELNGRPLKIAVCAPTGKAAGRLGEAIRATVGGIDCPEWVKNAIPREVFTLHRLLGFGNLAGSFAHGPENTLAHDLVVVDEASMVDLPLMAHLAGALKGSAKLMLVGDRDQLASVEAGAVLGDICGAGGAEGFTPRFAGFIREVSGDGVETTGEGGNSLSDAITILRKSYRFKVDSGIGECAGAVNRGDGEGALALLSSGSREDAVFEELPPVAGFHRKLSALALLKFEKFLRSKTPGEALAEFSSWRVLCALRKGPYGVEDINSLIERALSSRGLIDSQKRWYAGRPVLITRNDYNAGLFNGDVGVTMSDPEAGGELRVFFQSPGGGLRGLHPARLGEHETVFAMTVHKSQGSEFEEILLVLPPGERAGITRELLYTAMTRAKRKVEVWGEGDSFVSGVKKRVERSSGLRDALWG, from the coding sequence GTGAACGGCGAATTCTCCTTTCAGGAGTCCGAAGGCGCCTTCTCCCCTCTGGCGAGGCGCTTTGCCGATTTGCTGCTGCGCCTTTCCCCCGGGGCGTCCAGAGAGGCCGGGCTGGCGGCGATGCTGGTTTCGCGTGAGGTCGACAGGGGCAACGTCTGCGTGGAGTTGAAGAAGTACGCTTCGACTGTCCTTGAAAACGGCGAGAGCGCGCCGCCCTTCGGGGAATGGACCCGGATTTTGCTGGAAAGCGGCGTCGCGGGAGAGCCCGGAGAGTGGAAACCCCTCATTCTCGACGCGAAGGGCCGCCTCTACCTTCGCCGTTACCACGAGTACGAGACCTCTCTCGCCCGTTTCGTGGGCGAGGGGAGCTGCTTTAATCCTTCCGGCGCGGATACGGCGCTTCTAAAAGCGTCGCTCGGGCGGCTCTTCCCCGCTAGCGGCGAGAATCCCGATCTCCAGCGCGTTGCAGCCCTCGTCTGCGCCACGAGGCGCTTTTCCGTTATCTCAGGCGGCCCCGGAACGGGGAAGACCCACACCGTGGTGAAGGCGCTGGCGCTGATTCTGGAACTTAACGGCAGGCCGCTGAAGATAGCGGTGTGCGCTCCCACCGGCAAGGCCGCCGGAAGGCTGGGAGAGGCGATACGGGCCACCGTCGGAGGTATCGACTGCCCGGAGTGGGTGAAAAACGCTATTCCGAGGGAGGTCTTCACGCTGCACAGGCTCCTCGGTTTCGGAAATCTGGCGGGTTCCTTCGCCCACGGGCCGGAAAATACCCTCGCTCACGACCTGGTGGTGGTGGACGAGGCCTCGATGGTCGATCTTCCCCTCATGGCGCACCTCGCCGGGGCTTTGAAGGGGTCTGCGAAGCTGATGCTGGTCGGCGACCGCGACCAGCTCGCCTCGGTGGAGGCCGGGGCGGTTCTCGGCGACATCTGCGGGGCCGGGGGCGCGGAGGGGTTTACCCCCAGGTTCGCCGGTTTCATACGAGAGGTCTCCGGCGACGGGGTCGAAACCACCGGCGAGGGAGGAAACAGCCTCTCCGACGCGATAACGATACTCAGGAAGAGCTACCGCTTCAAAGTCGATAGCGGCATAGGCGAGTGCGCCGGAGCGGTCAACCGGGGCGACGGCGAAGGGGCTCTCGCCCTCCTTTCCTCCGGCTCCCGCGAGGACGCCGTCTTTGAGGAGCTTCCCCCGGTAGCGGGTTTTCACCGCAAGCTCTCCGCGCTGGCGCTTTTGAAGTTCGAGAAGTTCCTCCGGTCCAAAACGCCCGGCGAAGCTCTGGCCGAGTTCTCCTCCTGGAGAGTGCTTTGCGCTTTAAGAAAAGGACCCTACGGAGTCGAGGATATTAATTCTCTCATCGAGAGGGCGCTTTCGTCGCGGGGGCTTATCGACTCCCAAAAGCGCTGGTACGCGGGAAGACCGGTGCTGATAACCAGAAACGATTACAACGCGGGCCTCTTTAACGGGGACGTGGGCGTGACGATGTCCGACCCGGAAGCGGGCGGCGAGCTTCGGGTCTTTTTCCAGAGCCCCGGCGGGGGCCTTCGGGGGCTTCATCCGGCGAGGCTGGGCGAACACGAAACTGTCTTCGCCATGACGGTCCACAAGAGCCAGGGCTCCGAGTTCGAGGAGATACTCCTCGTCCTTCCGCCGGGAGAGAGGGCGGGGATTACCCGCGAGCTTCTCTATACGGCGATGACGAGGGCGAAAAGGAAAGTGGAGGTGTGGGGCGAAGGGGATTCCTTCGTGAGCGGTGTGAAGAAGCGGGTAGAGCGCTCCTCGGGCCTTCGTGACGCCCTCTGGGGCTGA
- the nifD gene encoding nitrogenase molybdenum-iron protein alpha chain, whose amino-acid sequence MFKKTQKPPTPEEVRDYLVDKFPTKIARKRAKQIVVNSCEDDGSVPEILSNTRTTPGVITQRGCSYAGCKGVILGPVRDILTITHGPIGCGFYSWLTRRNQTLPDSPESPNYMTYALSTDMQESDIVFGGEKKLKEAVREAYGLFQPKAIAICSTCPVGLIGDDVHAVARDMKAELGINVFAFSCEGYKGVSQSAGHHIANNGIFAHVVGTKEEGVPGKFRINMLGEYNIGGDAFEIERLLKACGITLVASFSGNADYDQFASAHTADLNCIMCHRSINYVAEMMETKYGIPWIKVNFIGAEASAKSLRKIAQYFDDPDLKALVEKVIASEMPEVERVAADIAARTTGKTAMLFVGGSRAHHYQELFKEIGMKTLAAGYEFGHRDDYEGRVVLPSLKPDADSRNIEELDVHPDPEKFSPRKSDEEIKKLIAEGLSLHDYEGMMKDMEENTLTIDDISHHETEKLIELWRPDVFCAGIKEKYVVQKSGVPLKQLHSYDYGGPYAGFKGAINFYRDIDRMTSTRIWRHIKAPWQVNPEITAEFAAA is encoded by the coding sequence ATGTTTAAGAAGACGCAAAAACCGCCGACCCCCGAAGAGGTGAGAGATTACCTCGTAGATAAGTTCCCGACAAAGATCGCCCGTAAGAGGGCGAAGCAGATCGTCGTCAATTCCTGCGAGGACGACGGCTCCGTGCCGGAGATTCTCTCCAACACCAGAACCACTCCCGGCGTCATCACCCAGCGCGGCTGTTCGTACGCGGGGTGTAAGGGCGTTATCCTCGGGCCGGTGCGCGACATCCTCACCATCACCCACGGCCCGATAGGGTGCGGCTTCTACAGCTGGCTTACCCGCCGCAACCAGACCCTTCCCGATTCCCCCGAGTCGCCGAACTACATGACTTACGCGCTCTCGACCGACATGCAGGAGTCCGACATCGTCTTCGGCGGCGAGAAGAAGCTGAAGGAGGCCGTCCGCGAGGCCTACGGCCTCTTCCAGCCCAAGGCGATAGCGATCTGTTCGACCTGCCCGGTCGGCCTCATCGGCGACGACGTTCACGCCGTCGCCCGCGACATGAAGGCGGAACTCGGCATCAACGTCTTCGCTTTCAGTTGCGAGGGCTACAAGGGCGTCAGCCAGTCGGCGGGCCATCACATCGCCAACAACGGCATCTTCGCCCACGTCGTCGGCACCAAGGAAGAGGGCGTACCGGGCAAGTTTAGGATCAACATGCTGGGAGAGTACAACATCGGCGGCGACGCTTTTGAGATCGAACGCCTCCTGAAGGCCTGCGGCATCACGCTGGTCGCCAGCTTCAGCGGCAACGCCGATTACGACCAGTTCGCCAGCGCCCACACCGCCGACCTCAACTGCATCATGTGCCACCGCTCGATCAACTACGTGGCCGAGATGATGGAGACCAAGTACGGCATCCCGTGGATAAAGGTCAATTTCATCGGCGCCGAGGCTTCAGCAAAGTCTCTTCGCAAGATAGCCCAGTACTTCGACGACCCGGACCTGAAGGCTCTTGTCGAGAAGGTCATCGCCTCGGAAATGCCGGAGGTCGAGAGGGTTGCGGCCGATATCGCCGCCCGCACCACCGGCAAGACCGCGATGCTCTTCGTCGGCGGCTCCCGCGCCCACCATTATCAGGAGCTTTTCAAGGAAATAGGCATGAAGACGCTGGCCGCCGGTTACGAATTCGGCCACCGCGACGACTACGAGGGGCGCGTCGTGCTTCCCTCCCTCAAGCCGGACGCCGACAGCCGTAACATCGAAGAGCTTGACGTACACCCCGACCCCGAAAAGTTCTCTCCGAGAAAGAGCGACGAGGAGATAAAGAAGCTCATCGCCGAGGGGCTAAGCCTGCACGACTACGAGGGAATGATGAAGGACATGGAGGAGAACACTCTCACCATCGACGACATCAGCCACCACGAGACCGAAAAGCTCATCGAGCTCTGGCGTCCCGACGTATTTTGCGCGGGCATCAAGGAGAAGTACGTGGTCCAGAAGAGCGGCGTGCCCTTAAAGCAGCTCCACAGCTACGATTACGGCGGCCCCTACGCCGGGTTCAAGGGTGCGATCAACTTTTACCGTGACATCGACCGCATGACCTCTACCCGCATCTGGCGCCACATCAAGGCCCCCTGGCAGGTAAACCCGGAAATCACCGCCGAATTCGCAGCGGCCTGA
- the nifH gene encoding nitrogenase iron protein, whose amino-acid sequence MRKVAIYGKGGIGKSTTTQNTVAGLAEMGKKVMVVGCDPKADSTRLLLGGLAQKSVLDTLREEGEEVELEDVCKDGYGNTICVESGGPEPGVGCAGRGIITSINLLEALGAYDEDKNIDYVFYDVLGDVVCGGFAMPIREGKAQEIYIVVSGEMMAMYAANNICKGIKKYADAGGVRLGGLICNSRLVDNEQEMIEALAAKLSTQMIYFVPRNNLVQRAEINRKTVIEFDPADEQADHYRNLAKAIDQNQMFVIPTPLEIPELEKLLMDYGLFG is encoded by the coding sequence ATGAGAAAGGTAGCTATTTACGGAAAAGGCGGAATCGGAAAGTCCACGACGACACAGAACACGGTGGCGGGACTGGCCGAAATGGGCAAGAAGGTAATGGTGGTCGGCTGCGACCCCAAGGCCGACTCGACGAGACTCCTTCTGGGCGGCCTCGCCCAGAAGTCCGTCCTCGACACCCTTCGCGAGGAAGGCGAGGAAGTTGAGCTCGAAGACGTCTGCAAGGACGGTTACGGCAACACCATCTGCGTAGAATCCGGCGGCCCCGAGCCGGGCGTCGGCTGCGCCGGACGCGGCATCATCACCTCGATCAACCTCCTCGAAGCCCTCGGCGCTTACGACGAAGACAAGAATATCGACTACGTCTTTTACGACGTTCTCGGCGACGTTGTCTGCGGCGGTTTCGCCATGCCGATACGCGAGGGCAAGGCGCAGGAAATCTACATCGTCGTCTCCGGCGAGATGATGGCCATGTACGCCGCCAACAACATCTGCAAGGGCATCAAGAAGTACGCCGACGCGGGCGGCGTCCGCCTGGGCGGCCTCATCTGCAACAGCCGCCTGGTCGACAACGAGCAGGAGATGATCGAGGCTCTGGCCGCAAAGCTCAGCACCCAGATGATTTACTTCGTCCCGAGAAACAACCTGGTCCAGCGCGCCGAGATCAACCGCAAGACGGTCATCGAATTCGATCCCGCCGACGAGCAGGCCGATCACTACCGCAACCTCGCCAAGGCGATCGACCAAAACCAGATGTTCGTAATACCGACTCCCCTCGAAATCCCCGAACTCGAAAAACTCTTAATGGATTACGGGCTCTTCGGCTAA